tACAAACTGCCTAGAAAGAAAGTTTTAAACTAATTATTATTGTTAATCTTTCTTTCTAATGGAATATTGTTGACCACTAGGTCTATCACtattcaatattttctttcagcatgttgaaaaaagcaaaaccgTGGTTAAGGTTTGTGAGACAAAGGTTGCAAACAcggaaatgaaaataatgaaaaggagGCAATAAAAATCAGTCTCATATTTCAATATACAGAAATGTTTCTGCAACTTATAAGTTCTGGAAATGCACTGTATTTCATATAAGCTTCTGGAAATGCACTGTAGTCACAAATGTTCACAAGTTCTCTTGTGCAATGCAGTGACAAGTCACTGCATATACAATTTTAAATGTACAACTTAAACCTGCATTTTAAATTCAGTTAGAGCAACTGATTTCAGTAAGTATGAGGAAATGTTCTGCAGCTGTCCTCTCCTGAGGTAttccactttattttttctataaaCATCTTTACATATCTTTACCTGATACGTAAAGCAAACCTAGTCTTATTTACACTGAACAGCCTGATATAATTTGCTCAATTTTGTACCAGATCAGTGCTTTTCaaactttcttctttcttctacaTTCTCCTTTCCTCGTGTTTAAGAAAAGGTTTAACCTCCatttgcaaaacagaaaatgccaAAACTTTATATAAGCTGATATATGAGCACAAAATAAACACTTAAATATGAACACAACAGCAGAAATACTTTTTAGTGTTTTTAAGTTAATAAACAAGCAACTTACCATCATATCTTGTTTTGCTAATTTAACATACAGGTCCACACGCCCTTTATCTTGTGGACAGACATCTAATCGACCGCTGAAAGGGGAAATTGTCACCGTTCTTCCAACAGGCAAGATAGGAAGGCCATTGGTAAGGCCACCATCAACCCACTTCTattggaaaacagaaatattttcaaagtaacACCAGTACAGTATGATCACAATGCAATACTTTACCCTTATTGACCCTCCCTCCGTCACTCTCAAGAAAACTTACAAGTTTCCCACGAAGAATACAATGAAAAAGCTTCAGTATGAGTCAAATACCAAGGAACTGACAATGTACACACAGAGATTTGAATCAATGAGCATTTAACATAATGTACAAATTTGGTGTAAGGTAGTCACCAAGGTACTCTTAAGACTTTttagttaattaaaaaataaaatgccccATATAGAATTTTTCTCAATGCATACATGTAAAGACAAGACTGTTAATACTACACATAATCTATCAGATATTAATTAGATAACATATACTCTTCTAGAACATTATTCTGATTGACAACAGGAGCTGTTCAATCTGTACGTGCAGGTATTCTGACTGCAGAAGCTAAACCACAAatgactcctctcctcttctgtGACTTTTCTTCCAGAGCCTCATTTCTTCTTACATACACTACACAAGACAGCAGTAGCTGGAAAGTGGAAGGTAAACGTGGGAAGGAGCTGAACAACTATGACATAAGAGGGAGCAGACCTAATCCTGCTGCAGGAGTTGAGCATAGTGAAGAATGAGATCTAGGGGCCGAACTCCATTCCAATATAAACAGGACAGCTGTGATATCTCTTggtattatatttataaataaatatattttatataaatataaatattatatatataaaaattatttatatatatttatatataatatttataccTTCCTATTTCTTCCTGTGTTACAGGCATAGCCCAAATTTCAACACAGGTCTGCCGGCTAAATGGATTCACTGCCATCATCCATGAGGTCTGTTGACCAGATGCATCACACTGATCAGCTGATATGTGTTGCTGTATCTGTAATTATAAAGCTGACAAGCTTTCTGATGTAATTACTGCCTAGCTAGCAGCAAATACTTGATCTTCTGGGGCTTTTGACAGTGGGGCCTGTGAAGGTTATAAAGGCTCTGGAGGCGTCATTTCTATGAATGGGGAACCGAAATATCATCTATTTCTCATATGAAGAAATAGCCATTtccatgcttttaaaattattcttaaagTGTTCATATATTTatgtaagaaaaatgaaaaagttgtAGGAGCTAGATTGAGTAAAGACAACTGTAAAAACGTTTTCTtataagaaatacaaaatatagtATTGAAGTTGTTTTCCCTTAAGATTAAATAACTACatcataaatgaaaaatatttaaaaagaaagttcGTAACTCATGAAAAATTACCTGTCCTTTAAATTCCACTGGCTTAATTCCTGCATACACTGGTATAAAACTACTTGCTAGCAGGACCTAgagggaagaaagcaaaaagaatagaaaaaaaaaaagacaaagtaaTTTAGAACTAATACATATTTCCATGCATATTTACCAGTCAATATATTAGTTTTACATAAATCCACTGTAATCTCAAAATGTCTTCTTGTTGTGGTATGTCAAAATGTGATTAAAATTATTCAAtagggtttgatttttttaagacttCACAGTGATAACTGTCAAAACAAAATATCAAAAACTAACTCAATTATTAATGTGATTTAAGAGTAGATTCAACTTAGTTTTGCACAATGTGAAGTAATGTGTGGTtttcaagaaattaaatatgcgtatgatggaaaaaaaccagtttattttcaaagaagaaGCCAACCAAGTAATTCTGTTGGCATATTAAAATAGTGTTTACTTTTCTAGTCAGACTTTCAAAGTTTCAATAATACCATGAACATCCTGGAAATTCACATCTGTATACCTTTACCAATGTTTGTATTTATACATTCAAATATTAACAAACTACTACTTCCCCTACTGTAAGGCTTCATTGCTTTTTATAGCCAttcctgaatttttattttagaccAGGACACCTCTTATCTCATGTACAGCTGTCCAAACAAATATACCTTTCTATCCATTCATAGCAATACCTCTGAGAGAGTGTGGGTATCTCTATACCTGTGTATCCACCCATACATATATAAGCAATCAGCATACAGCATTTCCAGGAGAAAAGTAAATACATGGACAAAGTGTAGTATGTCAgaatttttcattctgaatttATCATTCACCCAGCTAAATAGGGTGGATATGCATACACTTGTGTGGTGGCACTGATGACCAGTATGGGGAACAGAAGCAGGTCACAAACTGGTGCATGCACTGTGTGAAAGATGAACaggtgcagaaaaaaaaaatcacaatccATAGAGattatgaaagaaaatgtcttttttggCTGAACTTAAGATTTACTTTTACAAAATTTAAGCTATTTTAGTATTAAGCCCTTCTGTTCCCCTAACAAGTTTTAATAAAGACTGTATATGTATATGAAGTCTTTAACTTCCACTCTGAGAACAGTTTTCCTGCCTATTCCTCTTCCTAGTGATGTAGAGCTTTGTCTGAGCTCAGATAAAAAGGCTCTCTCAGTTTTCTAAAGTGAAACTGCAGCTATTTCTCTACCAAACAGGCCTTTTGCTCACAAAAGTCTAAAACAAGATTTCCAAGTTCCCAACATCAGcctcttccccagccctgcaccttttctcctcttttcctcaaCTCCATCTCATTGACTTTGGCCCTTCTAAactaaaagaaatgcagaaaaaagatTTAGTGAATGGAGTCAAAACCAGGTGACTCCTGCAAACTCTGAGTTCTTTTCAAGAGGACTGAAGAAAGCAGTTGCTCTTCTTATAAAGTCACTGAGATCTCCTTACTGAGGAGAGGCAGGACAAGTTTGATGAACAAACACTCTCAGTATTTCCTACCACTAACAGACCAGTGTAGACTTTTAGGCACTACCTTACTTTCCCAAACTAAATATACCAGTGTTCTGTGCCTTGCTCccccacaaacacacaaattGTGCCTCTCCTCCCCCTCACCTCCAGTTTAAGAACTGCAAGTCTACAAATGCTGATACAAGATGATTGTCTTCACATATGGAAGACTAGTTCAAAAATGGGAGATTATTACCTGTCTTTCCAAGTCCACAGGGAAtagcaaaaaaagagaaaagctcaACATTGTAGCAACACTCATTCAGTTTAGCAATTATGAAAAACTTTGGAACCGTAAGGCTTGGTTGTTAAGCACTGAAGTTGAACGATTTCTGGCAGGGGGTACAGATGTTTTGCTGCTTATAGAACAATCTGCCCAGCAATACCTTTATCCATGCCTTGGCTGTAGGTCATGCCTAGGCATGATACAATAAAATAACCTAAAAAGCTCtaccctccctgctcctgtaaCAGCCACCAGCACTCAAGAGAGCTGCACTCATGATACAAGCAGAGTTGAAGGTGCGCACAAAAACAGGTATTAGGAGCTGGACTGAAAGATCAGACAATATGAATATATTCCAATGAGCAGTTATGTgtaattttattactattattccAACCCACCCTACTGCTATCATTGAGAACAAAAGAGTAGAACAGCAATGGCTAAATCAATGAAAAAAACTATTGAAATACTAGTAAAATGTACATATTTCCAAGGTCATCCTGATGCTTCTGATTGTCTCCAGGTTAGAAAATTTCACTGCAAAAGCACATAAGAATAAAAATCTCCATGCTTGCTACCATTGCATACTATAGCTAGAAACAACAGTGCATAACTTGAGATAAACTCTTCACATAATTATATTTGCATGATAAAGCCCTGTAAATTTTGAGGACTGTTCATGTAGAATATAATAGggtcaaaatttaaaaaaatatactttataGGCAAACTCCCAATGCATACTTTGAGGTTTTGTAATgtgtcattttttttaaatggtaacTAAAAAGAATTTACTCGAAGCATCCACAAGGTTATAGAAAGAAGAAATTCCTTCTTATACAATTTCCTCCTTTATTCTGATACATCTTATTATGTCTTCCACTAAGATACAATCAATTACTAGAAAGAACATCTGCTTCACATGCATCTGAATTGCTCTTACCATCTCTTATCAGCTTATACATACAATCCTGATCCAAATTTAAAATGTGGCATTCAGATGAAGAGAAGGACAGTGAAAGATATACTTTCCAGCTTATATACTGTACTTAGCATTACATTATAAGTATCCACAAGCATCTGTAGGAattgttccattttttttaaacttcctttACTTTCTTTTGTGATGAAACAATGATATCAGTGAAGTGAGAGATGCACacatttttacaatattttgaGATTTTCTACTGTGTTCTCATATACCGCAACAATTAGCTACCTGTTACTTTTAGAAACCCTTTGCCTACAAGATAGAACTTGAATAACCAATGAAGGAAACACAAACACCAAATAAATTTTAGCAAAACTTGTGAAGCTATAGGATCAAATTCTGCTTAAAACATTGTTTATATTATGGTTGTAGCACCCCTGGGAACAGACATGGTTACCTGAATAAACCAGTGACTTTACTGTACAAGTGATAATATACCCTCAAGCTTTGAAGAAACCCCTGAGTTTTTATTTACAACTGCCACATTCAACATGATTACCTTAATGAGGTCCTCCCTGGAGGCAAAATTTGAAACCAAGTGATTTTCCCCACTCTTGGAGTTGGTGACTGACACATAGAGCCGGTTCTCAGCTATCTCATGAACATCAGAAGGAAGAATAGACTCTATGCCCTCcctagaggaaagaaaaagctcaGCATTACTCACCACTATAATTTAAAAGCTTTGCAAATGCATTAGGGGTGAgcaccccacagcacagcagaaatatGCACCCTCTCAATTTGCATTTGGAGAGCTTTCTAACCCAAAAGTGATCTTAGAGAAGCATTAAGATAGGTACCTAAGtgttttcataaaatcataaCCAGGCGTTACTGCACCAAAGTTCAATCTTCTGACTTCCTCTGCAAATCCATAGGCAAAGTGCTTACATTTctggaaatgaaaagcaataaCCATTAAGGATGTTTAAGTGATGGGAAGCATGTTCAACTGCAGAACCTAAAATATACTAGAGGCTAAAGCTTTAATAAAAGAGTTATTAGATCAAACTGAAGGATTTTCCCATGTGTGCTTGGTTTGTAACAAGACATGCATAACAAAATGTTGATCCTTTCCTAAGGATTaatttgtaaggaaaaaaaaatccctaatggaaaaaaaaaaaaaaaaagaactctgAGGATACCACTCCAACAATCAAGCAAAGTTAAAAGCTATTTTTCTCTATACTACCACTGCTAAATAATCAGTTCCCTCGATCATGCCATTACAAGAACAATCATTTAGTTCAAACTCTAAAGCCACCTTTTATTTTAAGGTCTGCTTCAGAACTTAAACTAGACACAAGTACCTTAAGATGCTTATAagcagtaagaaaaataaaaattacaacaaTTTCTTCTCACTAAAGCAAAAAACAGGGTACTAGCAAATACAcatatttaattaataaaatactaTGGTAGTATTTAATGAATGGAAAACTCTGATGGGTGatatagaaagaaaatacacatcAGAAAAACAGGTAAGAGATTCCTGCACAGAGAACCTTTTACAAAAGCTTAAATGCCCAGCATTAatgactgcaaaaaaaaaatagcccaaAGTGTGAGTCACAAGAATTCCAAAGGGACAGTAAAAGAACtggtataatttatttttaaccatAACATTTTGAAACAATGAATTATGATCCTAAGTGCTTAATACTTGCAATTCAATATTTGCAATCCTTTTCTTATTCTTTCATGCAGGCTTTTCTAATGATTTTAGGGACTTGGAAAAAACGAAATCCAATCTTATGCAAGCCTCTGGAATTGGTACTTTATAAATTCACCCATATTCACCCATATAACCACATGAATAAAAGACAGTTTAGGTTTCCTGGATTATTGGGTCTGTGCATAAAGAACAAATATGTTGCTAGTAACAAAATCAGTGAATGAATGACTAAGAaaagtaaagggaaaaaaaaaggagagacaTGAATGAATCCCAGAGAGGAGGAGAATACAAAACccattgaaagaaaaacaaggaaggaGGTAGGGTGAGGATTAACATGTGATCAGAGCTAGCTAACTGAGGGAGTTAAACTTCCTCACACCACTTGTATGACAAAGCACTCAGCTAAGCAAAAGGCAGAAATGTAGTTCTTGCATCCACTTTCTTGATAGGGCCTTTGAATAAATGCATCAAAAAGTTAATTAAGAGGTTCATACCTCTTAAAGAAACAATTATTTATTCTACTTAGCTTCACATTGGTTAGATTTGCACCTTTACCCCACGAGATACGTGCCATTGCCAGCTCAAAGCCAATTAAAATACTTAAGGCACATTCAGACACTTCTCTCTATAAATGCAAAAGAAATCCACAAAACCATACACAGAAGCACCTCAGAACTACTATCTCTGTATCTAAGATGCTTAAATAAAGTTATGGGGAGCTAAGAGTACAAAACGAGGGAAATGACAGAAAACTACTTTCCATATTACAAGTTCTAAGAATGTACTGTACCCAGACTCTCAATTCCTGCTCTCAAAAGGGACAATTTCTTACAGTTATGAATTGTTTTAGAATCTGAGTGCTAGAAGCTTTAAACAATACatctacattttaaataatgacTGAGGTCATGTTTAGAAATTGCAACTGCTTGTATTGAGTTAAGCAAACTTGATATCAAACATGACCAAGgtaactttaaaataaatagttatTTACCTATAACTAAATAAGCCTAATTAGAATTCTCAAGTCCCACACCTTTACAAACAGTGACAAAAATCCAATACATGACAAAAAACATTTGGATACTGTCTTACAACAGCAACAGTCAAAACAATAAATCTTCAATGTTACATTCTCTCCAAGATAAGGACAGGTTGCATTACAGCTTTGAGACTAGGAAATACAGGAAGTCCTAATTATGGCTTACCTAACATTGCCATCTCTGGGGGGGGGAAGGTGGGGgagggaagaaataaataattaactGATTAGGAGCTACATTTGtggatataaaatatttcaagctAGAAACATAGTAAagataataatataattatccTGATATGAAAAGTTAATTCTATTCAGTACAGAAAACTGCCCTTACTTAAATTCCATGAGAATTTGAATTATCCCCACTGATAAAAGAACTCCCAATTTCCCATTTAAACACTGTAACACAATAACTAAAAAGTACACAAAAAATGAAAGGGCTAGAAAGTCCATGAAACTTTGTTTAGCTTACAATAATATGAcaaattttccaggaaaaatatAACAGACTCAATGTAATATAGACTTAGCTTCcacaaacaaaaactaaaaactaTTCTAATATTTTTACTTAGAAAGATCTTTGTAAGTTGGACCAGGCTGAGAACAAGAGCTCATACCCAGGGTCTGCAATAAGCAGAAAAATTTCCTTGGGCTAACAAAGGGCTGCCATGCCCACCACAGAGGAAATTAAAGTCAGAGTTACACATTATACCGGGCAAACTTGAAACTGAACTACCAGTCAGAGGTGACAGAAGGGGAGAAATGCCTGCACAGAATACAATGAGGTTTTCCCCACAACAGAGAGGAACTTGCCTAATATCAAGTCATATAAAGAATGCTTGCAGGGGAGTGGGATGGGAGAAAGAAGCCAGGGAAAAGCCAACTGCTGAAAGAAGTATAGTCAATGCTGCAAGCTGAGTTCATATCCCAGCAGGaacaaccaacaaacaaacagaaagatcaGTGGCAAAGTGGGGTTTTGCTGGGACTATTATTTGAATCACATGAAATGAAATAAGCAAGGCCTAGAGGAATTATCAAATGCTACTTGGAGCAAAACGTAAGTGTAACTTAGATGAAAAATCTAACAGCCTGTTTTTCccacaataattaaaaatagttgtcatggtttgacactggcacaatgccagtgcctccataAGAATACTCTctcctggtttctgctgtgagatgtgaccaggaacaagcaaagcaggctcccacttaggaaaaaagaaattattaactaaactacaagggaaaggaaaaaaaaagaaacatacaaagaaaatgaaaacttcacaaatacatctcctcctccccaccaaattcccaatacaatacatcccccaaatcatcgactctcagtccggcaccacccttcagaacactcaatcctcagttcatcaagaggagaaggagtccttcttgtgccaatggtgacctcttcctttcatgtccagcgctctcaccactgaacacggaccagagctgcttctagggttgactt
The nucleotide sequence above comes from Molothrus aeneus isolate 106 chromosome 2, BPBGC_Maene_1.0, whole genome shotgun sequence. Encoded proteins:
- the PNPLA4 gene encoding patatin-like phospholipase domain-containing protein 4 isoform X4, with product MKCKHFAYGFAEEVRRLNFGAVTPGYDFMKTLREGIESILPSDVHEIAENRLYVSVTNSKSGENHLVSNFASREDLIKVLLASSFIPVYAGIKPVEFKGQKWVDGGLTNGLPILPVGRTVTISPFSGRLDVCPQDKGRVDLYVKLAKQDMMLSLANLVRLNQALFPPDQEKMEALYQNGFDDAVRFLLKENWFE